From one Zhongshania sp. R06B22 genomic stretch:
- a CDS encoding TolC family protein — MENNSNGFISVVATIFLLVFSLIPSTYAAQTLTLNDVLLSANSYYPDILAAQQELQQARADRLYAQGAFDIELQQNTRARTSGYYDGLSVAQKVIKPLRYSNAKLFAEYRISDGQFPIYEDEFVTLDRGEFSMGVSLSLLRDGDIDKNRLALINSDLNVDMEELRQETTINNIGVQAAIAYLNWVNAHKQLEVYQSLLKTAKYRHNAIQKRVILGSSAEIELLDNEQNILKRHSQVLNAENELELTSIGLSMYWRDQQGHPKKPSAEIQPPKLNDLAADIRIDMNTLITDALLQHPEIQQIENALKQTENTNRFHRNQLLPNLDIYAKVGQDIGAGSETRDDLDSFIGLQFSMPLERRAARGKLDKSTAKIKQLNYLKQGLVESLSGSLHQAHAKYINKRSQAEVSLRRAEITKQLEQQEEKRAEQGASNIFLLNVRQENSAEAQVEAITDQLKSILAGIELLGRAYKVNELYSGELAR, encoded by the coding sequence ATATTTTTGCTCGTCTTTTCGCTTATACCGTCTACTTATGCCGCGCAAACACTAACTCTCAATGATGTACTACTATCTGCTAATAGCTACTACCCAGATATTTTAGCAGCGCAACAAGAACTACAGCAAGCGAGAGCAGATCGCTTATACGCGCAAGGCGCATTCGACATTGAACTGCAACAAAATACTAGGGCGCGCACCTCAGGCTATTACGACGGCCTATCCGTGGCCCAAAAAGTAATTAAACCTTTACGTTATTCAAATGCAAAATTATTTGCCGAATATCGTATTTCCGACGGCCAATTCCCGATTTATGAAGACGAATTTGTCACCCTAGACCGCGGCGAATTCAGCATGGGTGTATCTTTGTCATTACTGCGAGACGGAGATATTGATAAAAATCGTTTGGCGCTTATTAACTCAGATCTAAATGTCGACATGGAGGAGTTGCGCCAAGAAACGACAATCAACAATATCGGAGTTCAAGCAGCCATTGCGTACCTAAACTGGGTAAACGCACACAAACAGCTTGAGGTGTATCAAAGCTTATTGAAAACTGCCAAATATCGCCACAATGCCATCCAAAAACGAGTCATTCTAGGAAGCTCCGCAGAAATAGAATTATTGGATAATGAGCAAAACATCTTAAAACGTCACTCCCAAGTATTAAATGCCGAGAACGAGTTAGAGCTGACATCTATTGGATTATCAATGTACTGGCGAGACCAACAGGGTCACCCAAAAAAGCCAAGCGCTGAAATCCAGCCCCCCAAGCTGAATGATCTAGCGGCAGATATACGAATAGATATGAACACTTTGATAACCGATGCCCTTTTACAACATCCAGAAATTCAGCAAATCGAGAACGCCTTAAAACAAACAGAAAACACCAATCGATTTCACAGGAATCAGCTCCTACCCAATCTCGATATCTACGCCAAGGTAGGTCAAGACATCGGCGCGGGCAGCGAAACCCGGGACGACTTGGATTCGTTTATTGGTCTTCAATTTAGTATGCCGCTTGAAAGGCGCGCGGCAAGAGGAAAGCTAGATAAAAGCACAGCAAAAATAAAACAGTTAAACTATCTTAAACAAGGTCTAGTAGAATCGCTAAGCGGATCGCTACATCAAGCACACGCAAAATATATCAACAAAAGATCTCAAGCTGAAGTGTCGCTACGCCGCGCCGAAATCACCAAGCAACTAGAGCAGCAAGAAGAAAAGCGCGCTGAACAAGGCGCCAGTAACATTTTCTTGCTTAACGTACGACAAGAGAATAGCGCTGAAGCGCAAGTTGAAGCGATTACGGACCAACTCAAGAGTATTCTAGCCGGCATAGAACTTCTTGGTCGTGCATATAAAGTTAACGAACTTTATTCGGGGGAACTCGCTAGGTAG
- the atzF gene encoding allophanate hydrolase produces the protein MNLSLTTLRAAYLAGTTTPREVFGVIAQRCEQYRDHNIWIYPLSMVELEPYFQRLESASAQDLPLYGIPFAIKDNIDLAGVPTTAACESFAYTPESSAFVVQRLIDAGAIPVGKANLDQFATGLVGTRSPWGACRNSFDASMISGGSSAGSAVSVALGMATFSLGTDTAGSGRVPACFNNLVGVKPSIGLLSASGMLPACRSLDCITIFALQCDDANAILTVAEGEDAADAYSRANPFANSTRHYGQWQGPLRMGVLAADQLAFFGHEDYAACYQKALDAIAESGVELVEVDFAPFIEAARLLYEGPWVAERYIATSPLIQERPEALLDVTRTIISAGDKGSAVDAFKAQYRLKALRKAATAVLASVDCLLTPTAGRPYSIDEVNAEPIKLNSNLGYYTNYMNLFDLAGVAVPTGFTESGFPFGLTLVGEAFSDRRLLSVANRIQQLLKLPLGKLQSDYQALSSVPVNNSQRIAVAVCGAHLQGQPLNWQLTERGGYLLSQTMSSPDYKLYALAGGPPFRPGMVIAPQGEGCAIEVEVWSVPASEFGSFVAGIPAPLGIGKVSLQDGSQVSGFICEASGLAGAEDISHFGSWRQYLAAK, from the coding sequence ATGAACCTTTCCCTGACGACATTGCGCGCCGCTTATTTGGCAGGCACGACAACACCGCGTGAGGTGTTTGGAGTTATTGCTCAGCGCTGCGAACAATATCGCGATCACAATATTTGGATTTACCCACTCTCGATGGTAGAGCTGGAACCCTATTTTCAGCGCTTGGAGTCCGCTTCTGCGCAGGACCTCCCTCTTTACGGTATTCCCTTTGCCATAAAAGATAATATTGATTTGGCGGGTGTGCCAACCACCGCTGCCTGCGAAAGCTTCGCCTATACACCGGAAAGCTCGGCTTTTGTGGTGCAGCGCCTTATTGATGCGGGCGCTATTCCGGTCGGTAAAGCTAATCTTGATCAGTTTGCCACTGGCCTCGTCGGCACACGCTCTCCCTGGGGAGCGTGCAGAAATAGCTTTGACGCTAGTATGATAAGCGGCGGTTCCAGTGCCGGTTCTGCGGTCTCAGTAGCGCTGGGTATGGCGACGTTTTCACTGGGCACAGACACGGCAGGTTCCGGCCGTGTGCCAGCGTGTTTTAATAATTTGGTGGGCGTAAAGCCGAGTATTGGTTTGTTGTCTGCCAGTGGTATGTTGCCGGCCTGTCGGTCTTTGGATTGCATCACGATTTTCGCTTTGCAGTGCGACGATGCCAACGCTATTTTGACCGTCGCCGAGGGCGAAGATGCTGCTGATGCCTATAGCCGTGCCAATCCCTTTGCCAATAGCACTCGGCACTACGGACAATGGCAGGGCCCTTTGCGGATGGGCGTGTTAGCCGCCGATCAACTGGCCTTCTTCGGTCATGAGGACTACGCCGCCTGCTATCAAAAAGCGCTTGACGCGATTGCGGAGAGCGGGGTGGAGTTGGTCGAAGTGGACTTTGCGCCGTTTATAGAAGCCGCACGTTTATTATATGAAGGGCCCTGGGTCGCAGAGCGTTATATCGCCACTTCGCCGTTGATTCAAGAACGGCCAGAGGCACTACTCGATGTTACTCGCACTATAATTTCGGCGGGTGACAAAGGTTCTGCGGTTGATGCCTTTAAGGCGCAGTATCGATTAAAAGCGCTGCGTAAAGCGGCGACTGCGGTATTGGCGAGCGTAGACTGTTTGTTAACACCAACTGCAGGCCGACCCTACAGTATTGATGAAGTGAATGCCGAGCCTATTAAGCTAAATAGTAATTTAGGCTATTACACTAATTATATGAACCTATTCGACTTGGCGGGCGTGGCAGTGCCGACAGGGTTTACGGAGAGTGGTTTTCCCTTTGGTTTAACATTAGTGGGCGAGGCATTTAGTGATCGACGTCTATTGTCGGTGGCAAACCGCATTCAGCAACTCCTTAAATTACCACTGGGGAAATTACAGTCTGATTATCAAGCCTTGTCGAGCGTGCCTGTGAATAACTCGCAACGCATTGCGGTAGCGGTGTGTGGCGCCCATTTACAGGGACAGCCGCTTAACTGGCAGTTGACCGAGCGCGGCGGCTATCTGCTGTCACAAACTATGTCGTCGCCAGACTATAAACTTTATGCACTAGCCGGTGGTCCGCCGTTTAGACCCGGTATGGTGATTGCGCCGCAAGGCGAGGGCTGCGCTATTGAGGTCGAAGTGTGGTCCGTACCCGCCAGTGAGTTCGGCAGCTTTGTAGCGGGTATCCCTGCACCTTTGGGTATCGGTAAAGTCAGCTTGCAAGACGGCAGTCAGGTGAGTGGCTTTATCTGCGAAGCGTCAGGTCTAGCCGGCGCAGAAGATATCAGCCATTTTGGTTCCTGGCGACAGTATCTGGCCGCAAAATAA
- the uca gene encoding urea carboxylase, with amino-acid sequence MFQKVLIANRGAIATRIIRTLKDFDIIAVAVYAEADARSLHVRNADENYSLGDGGAAETYLNADKILDIAKRCGAEAIHPGYGFLSENAAFVRSCEAAGIAFIGPTAQHMLDFGLKHKAREIAESVGVPLPPGTGLLNDLESAVSLAAGIGYPIMLKSTAGGGGIGMQVCHSEDDLRSGFEKVKKLGGNNFSNDGVFLEKFIARARHIEVQVFGDGYGQVVAIGERDCSAQRRNQKVVEECPAPNLPDSVRHLLYTQAEDLLSAINYRNAGTVEFIYDQDSREFYFLEVNTRLQVEHGVTEAVWGIDLVAWMLMLAAGDLPDLAELRKTLVPKGHAVQVRVYAEDPYRQFQPCAGLLSKVSFPEAKGLRIDHWLDSGIEVSPYFDPMLAKVIFHAPERSAALQGVAAALDETELYGIVSNREYLRALLDDPLLKEGLITTRYLNDFQWQPQRMTVLQAGTQTTVQDYPARSGYWDVGVPPSGPFDSYSFRLANRLLGNDSRAAGLEMTLQGPSLQFSVATDVVIGGAEIPATVFGGSAGADGMSVLPWQVLHIEAGQTLTLGRISSGARAYLAVAGGIQCPEYLGSRSTFTLGQFGGHSGRALRVGDVLSLANTQSEANHLPAQLKPEITQDWSLRVIYGPHGAPDFFTPADIEAFFGAQWEVHYNSSRTGVRLIGPKPNWARDSGGEAGMHPSNIHDNAYAFGTVDFTGDMPVILGPDGPSLGGFVCPATVISADLWKLGQLRAGDKLQFVAVTIEDAVAAEAAQQASIETLAAAPVVMTPVSELPSPIVQRLSAEEVGDEVLYRVAGDHFLLVEYGPLELDIRLRFRAHALMQYLQENAVTGVREMTPGIRSLQLHYDSQIISLADLLAILSVAEKHLSTQLEQLNVPSRTVYLPLSWDDEACRQAIIKYQQSVRENAPWCPSNLEFIRRINGLDSIEEVKDIVFDASYLVMGLGDVYLGAPVATPVDPRHRLVTTKYNPARTWTAENSVGIGGSYLCVYGMEGPGGYQFIGRTLQMWNRYRRTKEFTEPYLLRFFDQIRFYEVSQEELLQIRDDFPLGKYSLRIEEGEFSLADYQQMLVDNREEITAHTEQREQAFAEELARWHADGQFHYEAPEIDDSADVISLQEGEIPVDSSVAGSVWQLLVKEGDLVTEGQPLLLLESMKMEIAVFAPQAGRVKKQLLHEGARVSAGQSVLILEDLA; translated from the coding sequence ATGTTCCAGAAAGTTTTGATTGCGAACCGTGGCGCAATTGCCACGCGGATAATTCGCACCCTAAAAGATTTTGATATTATCGCCGTTGCGGTTTACGCCGAAGCCGATGCCCGTAGTTTGCATGTCCGCAACGCTGATGAAAACTATAGCTTAGGTGACGGCGGTGCTGCCGAAACTTATCTCAATGCCGATAAAATCCTCGATATTGCCAAGCGCTGTGGCGCAGAAGCTATCCACCCTGGCTACGGCTTTCTCAGTGAGAACGCCGCTTTTGTTCGCAGTTGTGAGGCAGCGGGTATTGCCTTTATCGGCCCGACCGCACAGCACATGCTCGATTTTGGTTTAAAACATAAAGCGCGAGAAATTGCTGAGTCGGTGGGCGTGCCACTGCCCCCCGGAACCGGACTTCTAAATGATCTGGAAAGCGCTGTTAGCTTGGCGGCGGGGATTGGCTACCCAATAATGTTAAAAAGTACTGCCGGCGGCGGTGGTATCGGCATGCAGGTTTGTCATAGCGAAGACGATTTGCGCAGCGGCTTTGAAAAAGTTAAAAAACTGGGCGGCAATAATTTTTCCAACGACGGCGTGTTTCTGGAAAAGTTTATCGCCCGCGCTAGGCATATTGAAGTTCAGGTATTTGGCGATGGTTACGGTCAAGTGGTCGCCATTGGTGAGCGCGACTGCTCGGCTCAACGTCGAAACCAGAAAGTAGTGGAAGAATGCCCGGCGCCGAATCTGCCGGATTCTGTTCGCCACTTACTCTACACCCAAGCCGAGGATTTACTGTCAGCAATAAATTATCGCAATGCTGGCACCGTCGAGTTTATATACGATCAAGACAGTCGCGAATTTTACTTTTTGGAAGTGAATACCCGTTTACAAGTAGAGCATGGCGTCACTGAGGCAGTGTGGGGAATAGACCTAGTTGCATGGATGCTTATGTTAGCCGCGGGCGATCTGCCGGATCTTGCTGAACTGCGCAAAACCTTGGTGCCCAAGGGGCATGCAGTGCAAGTGCGAGTTTATGCCGAAGATCCGTATCGCCAGTTCCAGCCCTGTGCAGGTTTGCTTAGTAAGGTTTCTTTTCCAGAAGCCAAGGGACTGCGCATCGATCATTGGCTAGACAGCGGCATTGAAGTGTCACCGTATTTTGATCCCATGTTGGCCAAGGTTATATTCCATGCGCCAGAGCGCAGCGCGGCCTTGCAAGGCGTGGCTGCAGCCCTAGATGAAACCGAGTTATATGGCATCGTTAGCAACCGTGAATATCTGCGGGCGCTGCTAGATGACCCCTTACTAAAAGAAGGGCTGATCACCACTCGCTACCTCAACGATTTTCAGTGGCAGCCGCAGCGGATGACTGTGTTACAGGCGGGGACTCAAACCACCGTGCAGGATTATCCTGCCCGCAGTGGATATTGGGACGTCGGCGTGCCGCCATCCGGGCCCTTCGACAGTTATTCCTTCCGTTTAGCTAATCGCTTACTGGGTAATGACAGCCGCGCCGCTGGTTTGGAAATGACACTGCAAGGTCCCAGTCTGCAATTTAGTGTGGCCACCGATGTGGTGATTGGCGGCGCAGAGATACCGGCAACTGTGTTTGGTGGAAGCGCCGGAGCGGACGGAATGTCAGTATTACCTTGGCAGGTTTTACATATTGAGGCTGGCCAGACGCTTACTCTGGGCCGTATTAGTTCAGGCGCTCGAGCTTATCTGGCTGTGGCCGGTGGCATTCAATGCCCGGAATATTTAGGGTCGCGTTCGACTTTCACCCTTGGTCAATTCGGCGGTCACAGCGGTCGCGCGCTGCGGGTGGGTGATGTCTTGTCATTAGCTAACACGCAGTCTGAGGCGAATCATTTACCCGCTCAGCTTAAACCTGAAATCACCCAGGACTGGAGCTTAAGGGTGATCTATGGACCACACGGCGCCCCAGACTTTTTTACTCCCGCAGATATTGAAGCGTTTTTTGGCGCCCAGTGGGAAGTGCACTATAACTCCAGCCGCACCGGCGTGCGTTTGATTGGTCCCAAACCAAATTGGGCGCGTGATAGTGGCGGCGAGGCGGGTATGCACCCGTCGAATATTCACGACAATGCCTATGCCTTTGGCACCGTTGATTTTACCGGCGATATGCCGGTTATTCTGGGTCCCGACGGCCCGTCATTAGGCGGTTTTGTGTGTCCCGCTACCGTCATCAGCGCCGACCTCTGGAAGCTCGGCCAGTTGCGCGCCGGAGATAAATTACAATTTGTGGCGGTTACTATTGAAGACGCGGTAGCGGCCGAGGCTGCCCAGCAAGCCAGTATTGAAACACTCGCGGCGGCCCCGGTAGTGATGACGCCCGTGAGTGAATTGCCATCGCCTATTGTGCAGCGTCTGAGCGCCGAGGAGGTCGGCGATGAAGTCTTGTATCGGGTCGCTGGCGATCATTTCTTATTAGTTGAATACGGCCCCTTGGAACTCGATATTCGCCTGCGTTTTCGCGCCCACGCACTGATGCAATACTTGCAGGAAAATGCTGTGACTGGGGTGCGTGAAATGACACCGGGCATACGATCTTTACAGCTCCATTACGACTCCCAGATAATTTCCTTAGCAGACTTGCTAGCGATATTGAGCGTGGCCGAGAAACATCTTTCAACGCAGCTGGAGCAGCTCAATGTGCCGTCGCGGACGGTGTACTTGCCGTTGAGTTGGGATGATGAAGCTTGTCGTCAAGCCATTATTAAATACCAGCAATCGGTGCGTGAAAATGCTCCCTGGTGTCCGAGCAACCTAGAGTTCATTCGGCGTATTAATGGCCTTGATAGTATCGAGGAGGTCAAAGACATCGTGTTTGATGCCTCGTATTTGGTCATGGGTTTGGGTGATGTGTATTTGGGCGCACCGGTGGCGACGCCGGTTGATCCTCGCCACCGTTTGGTGACCACAAAATACAATCCAGCGCGTACTTGGACTGCTGAAAACTCGGTGGGCATCGGTGGTTCCTATCTCTGTGTTTATGGCATGGAAGGGCCGGGCGGCTATCAGTTTATTGGTAGAACGTTGCAAATGTGGAACCGCTACCGTCGCACCAAGGAATTCACCGAGCCCTATCTGCTACGCTTTTTTGATCAGATTCGTTTCTATGAAGTCAGCCAGGAAGAGCTGCTGCAAATTCGTGATGATTTCCCTTTGGGCAAGTATTCGCTGCGCATAGAAGAGGGTGAGTTTTCTCTCGCGGATTATCAGCAAATGCTGGTGGATAACCGCGAGGAGATCACCGCTCATACCGAGCAGCGCGAGCAGGCCTTTGCTGAGGAATTAGCGCGCTGGCATGCGGATGGGCAATTCCATTACGAAGCGCCCGAAATAGATGACTCGGCTGATGTCATTAGCCTGCAGGAAGGCGAGATCCCCGTAGATAGTTCGGTGGCGGGTAGCGTTTGGCAATTGTTAGTAAAAGAAGGTGACCTTGTGACTGAGGGGCAGCCACTGTTATTGCTGGAGTCTATGAAGATGGAAATCGCGGTATTCGCGCCACAGGCCGGACGCGTTAAAAAACAATTACTACATGAGGGCGCCAGAGTGAGTGCCGGTCAGTCTGTACTTATTCTGGAGGACTTAGCATGA
- a CDS encoding urea amidolyase associated protein UAAP2: protein MIKESNLPEAAAVFREVVLAGDYYLGKVSAGQVFRLLDLEGNQAADTLFYCADDPAERYSATDTIREQGNVYLTAGSILRSNKNQPMLEIVADTCGRHDTLGGACATESNTVRYDLEKRCMHACRDSWMLAIAEKPEYGLSKRDITHNINFFMNVPVTADGGLSFADGISGAGKYVELKALADIYVLISNCPQLNNPCNAYNPTPIEYLVWDAA, encoded by the coding sequence ATGATTAAAGAAAGTAACTTGCCAGAAGCAGCGGCGGTATTCCGTGAAGTGGTATTGGCGGGTGATTATTACCTGGGTAAAGTCAGCGCCGGACAAGTTTTTAGATTATTAGATTTAGAGGGTAATCAGGCGGCGGACACCTTGTTTTATTGTGCCGACGATCCGGCTGAACGATACAGTGCCACCGATACTATTCGCGAGCAGGGCAATGTGTATTTGACGGCGGGCTCAATACTGCGCAGCAATAAAAATCAGCCCATGCTAGAAATTGTTGCTGACACCTGTGGCCGCCACGATACCCTTGGCGGTGCCTGCGCCACCGAGAGTAATACCGTGCGTTACGATTTGGAAAAACGGTGTATGCACGCCTGCCGAGATAGCTGGATGTTGGCCATTGCCGAAAAGCCAGAATACGGTTTGAGCAAGCGCGATATTACCCACAATATCAATTTCTTTATGAATGTGCCGGTCACCGCAGATGGCGGCCTGAGCTTTGCCGATGGTATTTCTGGCGCCGGTAAATACGTGGAGCTGAAAGCCTTAGCTGATATTTACGTGCTTATCTCTAATTGCCCCCAGTTGAATAATCCCTGCAATGCCTACAACCCTACTCCTATTGAATATTTAGTGTGGGACGCAGCTTGA
- a CDS encoding urea amidolyase associated protein UAAP1, which yields MQNYETVLPAGGHWSVELRRGTQITLRDIDGGGNAGMLFYNPRNLLERYNAPDTLKCQHTFKLSQGHCLYSDMGRIFASIISDDAGWHDTVCGNSHAAQVADRWGARNYQRDRNDWHQNGYDAFLTELAKYGMGGADMAANINWFSKVVTDADGNMSLAEHASPAGSSVTLRLEMDALVLIHACPHPLRQAEQYPRHRIGIELGSAEPMTDNDICLNHCDENRRGFKNNALYYLGS from the coding sequence ATGCAAAATTATGAAACAGTACTACCCGCCGGCGGCCATTGGTCTGTCGAGCTCCGGCGGGGTACTCAGATCACCTTGCGTGATATAGATGGCGGTGGCAACGCGGGTATGCTCTTTTATAACCCGCGCAATTTATTGGAGCGGTATAACGCCCCAGATACACTCAAATGTCAGCACACGTTTAAACTCTCCCAAGGTCATTGCTTGTATTCTGATATGGGGCGGATTTTCGCATCCATTATCAGTGATGACGCCGGTTGGCATGACACGGTGTGTGGTAATAGTCATGCGGCTCAAGTGGCAGATCGCTGGGGCGCGCGCAATTATCAGCGCGACCGCAATGACTGGCACCAGAATGGCTACGATGCCTTTTTAACCGAATTGGCAAAGTACGGCATGGGCGGCGCGGACATGGCGGCCAATATCAACTGGTTCAGCAAAGTGGTGACCGATGCCGACGGCAATATGTCGCTGGCAGAACATGCTAGTCCAGCGGGCAGTAGCGTCACGCTGAGGCTTGAAATGGACGCCTTAGTGTTGATACATGCCTGCCCGCATCCCTTGCGGCAGGCGGAGCAATATCCCCGTCATCGTATTGGTATTGAACTGGGCTCAGCCGAGCCGATGACTGACAATGATATATGCCTGAATCACTGTGACGAAAACCGTCGCGGTTTTAAAAATAATGCCTTGTATTACCTAGGCAGCTGA
- a CDS encoding ABC transporter ATP-binding protein codes for MIEINNIWKRYGDNVILENISASVKEGEFVTLVGASGCGKSTFLKMLLGTETPSQGSILLDGKPIPSEPDADRGVVFQQYSVFPHLSVLENVVIARVFEKTKSGFLWGSAKKAAKAEAAELLNIVGLSHMQHRYPDELSGGMRQRLAIAQALILKPRILLLDEPFGALDPGIRADMHELVLDLWSKHKLTIFMVTHDLKEGFHLGTRLWVFDKRRVDAQAPNAYGAGITYDLPVGECAQELLDEIDESLMEAEQPEYV; via the coding sequence ATGATAGAAATTAACAATATTTGGAAACGCTATGGCGACAATGTCATTCTGGAGAATATTTCTGCCTCGGTAAAAGAGGGCGAATTTGTCACGCTGGTTGGTGCCTCAGGTTGCGGTAAAAGTACCTTTCTAAAAATGCTTCTGGGTACTGAAACGCCATCGCAGGGTAGTATTTTACTCGACGGAAAACCTATTCCCTCAGAGCCTGATGCAGATCGCGGCGTGGTGTTTCAGCAGTATTCCGTGTTTCCGCATTTAAGTGTTTTAGAAAACGTGGTGATTGCCCGGGTGTTTGAAAAAACCAAATCGGGCTTCCTCTGGGGAAGTGCTAAAAAGGCCGCAAAGGCAGAGGCAGCCGAGCTGTTGAATATTGTCGGCCTTAGTCATATGCAACATCGTTACCCCGATGAGCTCTCTGGTGGTATGCGTCAGCGTTTGGCGATTGCTCAAGCCTTAATTTTAAAACCGCGAATTCTATTGCTAGATGAACCCTTCGGCGCCCTTGATCCCGGTATTCGTGCAGATATGCACGAGTTGGTACTGGATCTATGGAGTAAACATAAGCTCACTATATTTATGGTTACCCACGACTTAAAAGAGGGCTTCCATCTGGGAACTCGACTGTGGGTATTTGATAAACGTCGGGTGGATGCACAAGCACCTAATGCTTACGGCGCCGGGATTACCTACGATCTGCCAGTGGGAGAGTGTGCCCAAGAATTACTCGATGAAATTGACGAGAGTCTGATGGAAGCCGAGCAGCCGGAGTACGTTTAA
- a CDS encoding ABC transporter permease, with translation MKRLINFTPSRIWRIGLALLPFAAILLLYISASDARLAENAADKLLPSFAQMGDAIQRLAFEPSKRTGDYLFWQDTLSSLQRLGLGMLIAASLGMFFGLMTGALPVLNASFAPLLTVISLVPPMALLPVLFIVFGLGEVSKVALIAIGVTPFIARDIQKRTLEIPREQLVKAQTLGANSGQIILRVLIPQLMPRLIDAVRLSLGTAWLFLIAAEAIASTDGLGYRVFLVRRYLSMDVILPYVAWITVLAFAIDYLLAKLSRLAFPWHAQQEGKS, from the coding sequence ATGAAACGACTTATCAATTTCACACCCTCACGGATATGGCGAATTGGTCTGGCTCTGCTGCCATTTGCGGCAATTCTATTACTATATATTTCCGCGTCAGATGCGCGGCTCGCTGAAAACGCCGCTGATAAATTACTACCTAGTTTTGCGCAAATGGGCGATGCCATCCAACGCCTAGCATTTGAACCCAGCAAGCGCACCGGCGATTATTTGTTTTGGCAGGATACCCTCAGCAGCTTACAGCGTCTGGGATTGGGTATGCTGATTGCTGCGTCACTGGGCATGTTCTTTGGATTGATGACCGGCGCCTTGCCAGTTTTAAATGCCAGTTTTGCGCCACTGCTAACGGTCATATCGCTGGTGCCACCCATGGCTTTGCTGCCAGTATTATTTATTGTATTCGGATTGGGTGAGGTCTCTAAGGTGGCGCTCATTGCAATCGGCGTAACGCCCTTTATCGCCAGAGATATTCAAAAGCGTACTCTGGAGATTCCCCGTGAACAGTTGGTTAAAGCACAAACCTTGGGCGCTAATAGTGGCCAGATTATTTTGCGGGTATTGATACCCCAGTTAATGCCAAGACTGATCGATGCAGTGCGTCTGTCATTGGGCACGGCGTGGTTATTCCTCATTGCTGCAGAAGCGATTGCGTCGACAGATGGTTTGGGCTACCGGGTGTTTTTGGTGCGGCGCTACCTTTCTATGGATGTTATTTTGCCCTATGTTGCATGGATTACGGTGTTAGCTTTCGCTATCGATTATCTGCTTGCCAAGCTCAGTCGTTTGGCCTTTCCGTGGCACGCTCAGCAGGAGGGTAAGTCATGA
- a CDS encoding putative urea ABC transporter substrate-binding protein produces MKRIAALLLTLTFSSFSAAATDSFKICWSIYVGWMPWGYGSEQKIIDKWAKKYDLDIEVVQINDYIESINQYTTGAFAACSMTNMDALTIPAAGGVDSTALIVGDFSNGNDAVVLKGYEELKDIKGQQVNLVELSVSHYLLARGLESVGMTESDVTVVNTSDADMVAVFPTAGVTSVATWNPLLSEILNMPGSNKVFDSSMIPGEIIDLLVINTEVLEANPNLGKALTGAWYEIMATMSDAGKKGIAARTEMGVASGTDLAGYESQLASTKMFYTPASAVEFTNSAALKTTMKNVAEFSFKHGLLGDGAPDAGFIGIETPAGVFGNSKNIKLRFDPTYMQMAADGKL; encoded by the coding sequence ATGAAGCGAATTGCCGCTTTACTGCTTACCCTGACGTTTTCGTCGTTCTCTGCTGCCGCTACTGACAGCTTCAAAATTTGTTGGTCCATTTACGTAGGTTGGATGCCTTGGGGCTACGGTTCCGAGCAGAAAATTATCGATAAATGGGCTAAAAAATACGACCTCGATATAGAAGTCGTTCAAATCAACGATTACATCGAATCTATTAACCAGTACACCACTGGTGCGTTTGCAGCTTGCTCCATGACTAATATGGACGCTCTGACCATTCCTGCTGCCGGTGGCGTTGACAGTACCGCCTTAATTGTTGGCGATTTCTCCAACGGTAATGACGCGGTTGTGCTTAAAGGTTACGAAGAGCTTAAGGACATTAAGGGCCAGCAGGTCAACTTGGTTGAGCTAAGCGTTTCCCATTATCTACTTGCTCGCGGCTTAGAAAGCGTGGGTATGACTGAGTCGGATGTCACCGTCGTAAATACCTCAGACGCTGATATGGTTGCGGTATTCCCCACCGCCGGTGTGACTTCGGTGGCGACGTGGAATCCTCTGCTAAGCGAAATCTTGAACATGCCTGGCTCGAATAAAGTCTTTGATTCTTCGATGATCCCCGGCGAAATAATCGACCTATTGGTTATCAATACCGAAGTCCTCGAAGCGAATCCTAATTTGGGTAAAGCCTTGACCGGTGCTTGGTATGAAATCATGGCCACTATGAGTGACGCGGGTAAGAAGGGTATTGCTGCACGTACCGAAATGGGTGTTGCCTCTGGTACCGACTTAGCCGGTTATGAATCGCAACTCGCCAGCACCAAAATGTTTTATACCCCAGCCAGCGCGGTTGAATTCACTAACAGTGCCGCACTCAAAACCACCATGAAGAATGTTGCAGAGTTCTCCTTTAAGCATGGTCTCTTGGGCGATGGCGCTCCAGATGCTGGATTCATTGGTATAGAAACCCCAGCGGGCGTGTTTGGTAATAGTAAAAACATTAAGCTCCGCTTTGACCCTACCTATATGCAAATGGCCGCTGACGGCAAATTGTAA